A stretch of Komagataella phaffii GS115 chromosome 2, complete sequence DNA encodes these proteins:
- a CDS encoding Mitochondrial tryptophanyl-tRNA synthetase yields the protein MSNMSKTAATVQKVVSTKLSHGSTVFSMIQPTGLFHLGNYFGAVRVWKQLANPSNCHSHLMFGVADLHSITLPQDPLRLNDSIETSIASLIACGLDPEHCNLFVQSRIPQHVQLNWILSCITPMGQLNRMTQFKSKAALRSEDIGSAKLGLFTYPVLQAADILIYKSTHVPVGQDQAQHLELTRDIAQLFNNTVGREYFPLPSTMLAPTQKIVSLKNPSKKMSKSDPDELSKIFFNESSKNIVHKINKAVTDSIEGPLYYSEEQRPGISNLINLIAAVTGQSIQNIEHQISDFTKAQLKDYTSSLIIDELKEPSYRYKQIKDDHALLEKIAIEGSRIASEKAQKTIDEVYSLVGLRR from the coding sequence ATGTCCAACATGTCCAAAACGGCAGCTACCGTTCAAAAGGTGGTCTCCACTAAGTTATCCCATGGTTCTACAGTTTTTTCTATGATTCAGCCCACCGGGCTGTTTCATCTGGGAAATTACTTTGGTGCAGTTCGAGTCTGGAAACAACTTGCGAATCCATCAAACTGTCATTCTCATTTGATGTTTGGCGTAGCAGACCTACATTCAATCACCCTACCTCAAGATCCTTTAAGATTGAATGATAGCATTGAAACCTCCATTGCCTCTCTCATAGCTTGTGGCTTGGACCCGGAACATTGCAATCTGTTTGTTCAATCAAGAATTCCTCAACATGTCCAACTGAACTGGATTCTCTCCTGCATTACTCCCATGGGCCAACTGAACCGCATGACACAGTTTAAATCCAAGGCCGCCCTGAGGTCTGAGGATATCGGTTCTGCCAAACTTGGACTGTTTACTTACCCGGTGTTGCAAGCTGCGGACATCTTGATCTACAAGTCTACCCATGTTCCTGTGGGCCAAGATCAAGCACAGCATTTAGAGTTAACCAGGGACATCgctcaacttttcaacaataCAGTCGGTCGTGAGTATTTTCCTCTACCATCGACAATGCTGGCTCCCACCCAGAAAATTGTGTCGTTGAAGAAcccttccaagaaaatgtcaaagAGTGACCCCGATGAGCTGTCTAAGATTTTTTTTAAtgaatcttccaaaaacatTGTTCACAAGATAAATAAAGCCGTCACTGACTCCATTGAAGGTCCGTTGTATTATTCAGAGGAGCAGCGGCCGGGAATATCAAATCTGATAAATCTCATCGCCGCAGTTACGGGCCAGTCCATACAAAATATTGAACATCAGATTTCAGACTTTACAAAAGCGCAACTAAAAGATTACacatcttctttgattatCGACGAATTAAAGGAACCAAGTTATAGGTACAAACAGATAAAGGATGACCATGCATTGCTAGAAAAAATTGCCATTGAAGGTTCCAGAATAGCATCTGAGAAAGCACAAAAAACCATCGATGAGGTCTACTCATTGGTTGGACTCAGACGATGA
- a CDS encoding Beta' regulatory subunit of casein kinase 2, a Ser/Thr protein kinase: protein MDKDDSGSDYTEYWIDWFLGMKGNEYFCDIDPEYIRDRLTTLIDIITDVSVIDDSLPEKKRREIEDDCKFLYSLIHSRYILTIKGLSQMYEKYTDSDFGYCPREFCRLQPLLPVGLSDIPNLSTVKLYCPNCEDIYNPKSVRHSRLDGAFFGTSFPAMFFQTYPELIPTHSLNIYTPKMFGFHVHQSAQLTRWRLFQREKQMKELESQDIDIGTSTPGGYK from the exons ATGGACAAAGACGATAGTGGATCGGACTATACAGAGTACTGGATAGACTGGTTCTTAGGAATGAAAGGAAATGAATACTTCTGTGACATAGATCCAGAGTATATCAGGGACCG GCTAACCACTCTGATCGATATCATAACAGACGTTTCCGTGATTGATGATTCATTGCCCGAGAAAAAGAGGAgggaaattgaagatgattgCAAGTTCCTATATTCATTGATTCATTCTCGTTATATCTTAACCATCAAGGGTTTGAGTCAAATGTACGAGAAGTATACAGACAGCGATTTTGGATATTGTCCTCGGGAATTCTGTCGATTGCAGCCTTTGTTGCCTGTTGGACTGAGTGATATCCCTAACCTATCTACAGTGAAACTGTATTGCCCTAATTGTGAGGATATTTACAATCCTAAGTCTGTGCGACACTCGAGGTTGGATGGTGCCTTTTTCGGAACTTCCTTCCCAGCAatgttttttcaaacatATCCTGAATTAATTCCCACGCATAGCTTAAACATATATACGCCGAAGATGTTCGGTTTCCACGTTCATCAGTCGGCACAGTTGACAAGATGGAGGTTATTCCAAAGAGAGAAACAGATGAAAGAGTTGGAGAGTCAAGATATTGATATTGGCACAAGTACCCCTGGAGGATATAAATAA
- a CDS encoding 40S ribosomal protein S20, with translation MSDQIKDQKSQDQQVQILKIRITLTSTKVKQLERVSANIIANANQRRLFKKGPVRMPTKVLKINTRKTPNGEGSKTWDTYEMRIHKRYIDLHAPSTDIKQITQITVEPGVDVEVSMAA, from the coding sequence ATGTCCGACCAAATCAAAGACCAAAAGTCTCAAGACCAGCAAGTCCAGATCTTAAAGATCAGAATTACTTTGACCTCCACCAAGGTTAAGCAGTTGGAGAGAGTCTCTGCAAACATCATTGCCAACGCCAACCAAAGACGtttgttcaagaagggACCCGTTAGAATGCCAACCAAGGTCTTGAAGATCAACACCAGAAAGACCCCTAACGGTGAAGGTTCCAAGACTTGGGATACCTATGAAATGAGAATCCACAAGAGATACATTGACTTGCACGCTCCTTCCACTGACATCAAGCAGATCACCCAGATCACTGTTGAGCCAGGTGTGGATGTCGAAGTTTCCATGGCTGCCTAA
- a CDS encoding Alkaline dihydroceramidase, involved in sphingolipid metabolism, translating into MSFPFEYQEQISGYWGPSTATIDWCEENYVISWYFAEFINSTTNLAFYFLFLYHLRSAIKNEHGFLFIFTSVGACVVGLGSWLFHMTLKYEFQLLDELPMIYVTALPFAYIYGVDKGYRTRVALYVAMALLMAVLTIIYCSVYKNPVFHQVSYAVLNFGIILRSLVLIQRHVPDAAARRDLYRLLGLALGEFLTGFVLWNLDTVYCTYLRQIRRYWNLPFGVILELHGWWHILTALGIYHFILYSEILKVWHEGRQSQYSLLWHYGFLGEVHKNDRDKNIKTD; encoded by the coding sequence ATGAGTTTTCCATTTGAGTATCAAGAGCAAATCTCAGGGTATTGGGGACCATCAACTGCTACCATTGATTGGTGTGAAGAGAATTACGTCATTAGTTGGTATTTTGCTGAGTTCATCAATTCCACAACAAACTTGGCCTTTtacttcctcttcctctaCCATCTCCGTTCGGCCATTAAGAATGAGCATGGTTTCCTATTCATTTTTACTTCAGTGGGTGCCTGTGTTGTCGGGCTAGGTTCCTGGCTGTTTCATATGACCTTGAAGTATGAATTTCAGCTTTTAGACGAACTGCCAATGATATACGTTACAGCATTGCCGTTTGCGTATATTTACGGCGTGGATAAGGGCTACCGTACCAGGGTAGCTTTGTACGTTGCCATGGCGCTTCTTATGGCTGTATTGACCATAATTTATTGTTCTGTCTACAAGAATCCAGTGTTTCACCAGGTTTCTTATGCAGTATTGAATTTTGGAATTATTCTCAGGTCGTTGGTGTTGATTCAACGTCACGTACCTGATGCAGCCGCAAGAAGAGACTTGTATCGTCTCTTGGGTTTGGCTCTGGGTGAGTTTCTTACAGGATTTGTTCTGTGGAATCTGGATACAGTGTATTGCACTTATTTGAGACAAATTCGAAGGTATTGGAATCTGCCATTCGGGGTGATTCTGGAATTGCACGGATGGTGGCACATTCTGACGGCCCTTGGGATATATCATTTCATTCTCTACAGTGAAATCCTTAAAGTGTGGCACGAGGGGAGACAATCGCAGTATTCATTGTTGTGGCACTACGGATTCCTTGGAGAGGTTCACAAAAATGACAGGGATAAGAACATTAAAACGGATTAA
- a CDS encoding Subunit of the HIR complex, a nucleosome assembly complex involved in histone gene transcription: MKLVRLPSRGIKDVSVNSDDQVITAGKQLTLHDPPSIDSIDLPVKQVLVNKPVDLAKFAKLDVHKEQICYTAENEVFLLPSFGKEPQLLIKDQGTVRNICWSSDDVFIAITLTKGKILIFQVEERQVFTTLELKEEVRGAVFDDKNDFFCTLSDTLTIFSLPTFTVRQNLDSLLSKNLLAKSVVKMPSFSHDSKCISVPNASKSTNLALVSILHNTRKDWKTWCSFVGHKFLCDYTSFNPLIFTNTAADSDLKLKSTPQNNPYFYILATGGSDQTLAIWNTSLTEPVLVVRDIVKSEINNLTWSRSGSVLYVLSTDGELCIIQFVPDELGKKSEIKINVASHKRLKVKEQPQDKNSIPTPIKSPSTTPPDNQISKTDPTAKITTFDQPNGLVPSTIKHQIEKDENNDEEKKRRKLDSVEFIGSSVVINPSNCFSKVRLGTPKVRLHFTLESESDNLTLDVKNGQGNESSPTKITLYKKIPDNTYKEIFADFIPKRVMLSTGGYGPFWSVCTTDGTVIVYSYNGRRVLPPLVLGTPLSFLQSKNQYLMAVTSLGELHVWDLEKKTALFDPTSLYPILKPRFDKDVLSRSENLTLCSITSEGVPVVTLSNGNGYLFNISLRTWNLVSDSWWALGSQYWDSTNTGDKDRGVNNLLERNTNEELLRKGKGQTIAKFNKLLMMKEGYGGLETIVSLSHLENKLMCFKVLKEKDNYHKTFMIYVKRICELGIKNRLLEICEELYETDKKVLRELIETCSEYRKVQRILLKYNQILEDDESN, encoded by the coding sequence ATGAAACTGGTCAGGCTGCCTTCCCGAGGTATCAAAGATGTCAGTGTGAATTCTGACGATCAGGTTATTACCGCAGGAAAACAGCTGACGCTTCATGATCCTCCTTCCATAGATTCCATTGACTTGCCAGTGAAACAAGTTTTGGTGAATAAGCCAGTGGATCTGGCTAAATTCGCCAAGTTGGATGTCCACAAGGAGCAAATATGTTACACAGCAGAAAATGAAGTCTTTCTGCTGCCTTCATTTGGAAAAGAACCTCAATTGCTGATCAAGGACCAAGGAACTGTCCGGAATATTTGTTGGTCTTCAGATGATGTTTTTATCGCTATCACATTGACCAAAGGAAAGATTCTCATATTCCAAGTTGAAGAAAGGCAAGTTTTCACCACCCtagaattgaaagaagaagttagAGGAGCGGTTTTTGATGATAagaatgattttttttgtaCATTGAGTGACACTTTaacaattttttcactccCCACATTTACTGTCAGACAAAATCTTGATTCTTTACTCTCAAAAAATCTACTTGCCAAGTCAGTCGTTAAAATGCCTAGCTTTTCCCACGACAGTAAATGCATTAGTGTTCCCAATGCTTCTAAGAGCACCAACTTGGCGTTGGTTTCCATTTTACACAACACGAGAAAGGATTGGAAGACTTGGTGCAGTTTTGTGGGCCATAAATTTCTCTGCGATTATACATCTTTCAATCCTTTAATATTTACAAACACGGCAGCTGACTCTGAcctgaaattgaaaagcaCGCCCCAAAATAATCCATATTTTTACATTTTGGCCACAGGAGGTAGTGACCAGACACTTGCCATATGGAATACTTCGCTTACGGAACCGGTGCTTGTAGTCAGAGATATCGTAAAAAGTGAAATCAATAACCTGACGTGGTCACGGAGTGGGAGCGTTCTTTATGTGCTATCAACGGATGGAGAACTGTGTATCATTCAGTTTGTCCCCGATGAATTGGGCAAAAAGTCAGAAATAAAGATCAATGTTGCAAGTCATAAGAGACTTAAAGTGAAAGAACAACCTCAAGACAAAAATAGCATTCCAACTCCGATTAAGTCTCCATCCACGACACCTCCAGATAATCAAATTTCGAAAACTGATCCCACGGCAAAGATTACGACATTTGACCAGCCAAACGGCTTAGTTCCCAGTACAATTAAGCACCAAATAGAGAAGGATGAAAATAACgacgaagaaaaaaagagacGAAAGCTAGACTCGGTAGAATTTATTGGATCTTCTGTTGTCATCAACCCATCTAattgtttttcaaaggtaaGGCTCGGAACACCAAAAGTTCGATTACATTTTACATTAGAATCAGAATCTGACAATTTAACATTAGACGTCAAGAATGGACAGGGAAATGAATCATCACCAACTAAGATCACACTCTACAAAAAGATACCAGACAATACGTACAAAGAGATTTTTGCGGATTTTATACCGAAACGAGTGATGTTAAGTACTGGAGGCTATGGACCCTTTTGGAGTGTGTGCACAACAGACGGCACTGTCATAGTGTACAGTTATAATGGTCGGCGGGTTCTCCCTCCTTTGGTTTTAGGAACTCCCCTATCATTTTTGCAAAGCAagaatcaatatttgatggCTGTAACGTCCCTTGGTGAATTGCATGTTTGggatcttgaaaagaaaactgcTCTTTTTGATCCAACTTCACTTTATCCTATCCTGAAACCTAGATTCGACAAGGACGTACTAAGTCGAAGTGAAAACTTAACATTGTGTTCTATCACTTCCGAGGGTGTGCCAGTGGTGACTTTAAGCAACGGTAATGGATACCTCTTCAATATATCATTGAGAACATGGAATCTGGTTAGTGATTCTTGGTGGGCTCTTGGATCCCAGTACTGGGATTCTACAAACACAGGTGACAAAGATAGAGGTGTTAATAATCTACTGGAAAGGAACACCAACGAGGAGCTCCTACGTAAAGGAAAAGGTCAAACTATTGCTAAGTTCAATAAATTACTCATGATGAAGGAAGGATATGGGGGCTTGGAAACCATTGTTTCGTTGTCACATTTGGAGAATAAGCTGATGTGTTTTAAAGTTTTAAAGGAAAAGGACAATTATCACAAGACTTTTATGATATACGTGAAACGAATTTGTGAATTAGGGATAAAAAACAGGTTACTTGAGATCTGTGAAGAATTGTATGAAACTGACAAGAAGGTTTTGAGGGAGTTGATTGAAACGTGCAGTGAATACAGAAAAGTCCAAAGAATTCTGCTTAAATACAATCAAATTTTAGAGGATGACGAAAGTAATTAA
- a CDS encoding Subunit of the tRNA splicing endonuclease, which is composed of Sen2p, Sen15p, Sen34p, and Sen54p → MLESDCDASDDEIQDWNVVLSLADQKVPKRGEKDYEPLEGDYDSRNLLEAQGAMFQALEAKKRGFACNIGQELRYTIRFNKRNQSFHILNAQGKFLDSMGKTDGNHKTWFTKFEALYLIERGTCRITYDEDNNYTLSLEECYTVILTDDEDIDKYNVYSHLKRNGYIVLEYASLSIEKETRYVNIDKNIHSVYDKPLFKYTFTNYSTIFCNLQLDIYNRHKVSPAPTSPFEICFSVWKPQVNFQKKSPPLPDFQISVINIENYNFPTLDDISHLLGQANTILKPSRNPVSNLKFGKENIIIATVDHGLFNFIKLSRTNFHSHGLIWEDGWLKRKQRRAKNIQLPNSDWKSWVSTIRNSLRMLTLRCGSVEP, encoded by the coding sequence ATGCTCGAGTCCGATTGTGATGCGTCTGATGACGAAATCCAAGATTGGAATGTGGTGCTCTCTTTAGCTGATCAGAAAGTCCCCAAAAGAGGGGAGAAAGATTATGAGCCATTGGAGGGAGATTACGATTCAAGAAACCTTCTTGAAGCCCAGGGCGCCATGTTTCAGGCTTTGGAGGCTAAAAAAAGGGGATTTGCCTGTAATATTGGCCAGGAATTGCGATATACAATCAGATTTAATAAAAGGAACCAGTCCTTTCATATCTTAAACGCCCAGGGCAAGTTTTTGGACTCTATGGGTAAGACAGATGGAAACCATAAAACTTGGTTTACAAAGTTCGAAGCCTTATATTTGATAGAGAGAGGAACTTGCAGGATAACGTATGACGAGGATAACAATTACACTCTAAGTTTAGAGGAGTGTTACACAGTAATCTTGACCGATGATGAGGACATTGATAAATACAACGTTTACAGCCATTTAAAGAGGAATGGATACATCGTTCTGGAATATGCATCGCTAAGCATTGAAAAGGAGACCAGATATGTTAACATAGATAAAAATATTCACAGCGTTTATGATAAACCTCTTTTCAAGTATACCTTTACAAATTATTCAACAATCTTTTGCAATTTACAACTGGACATTTACAATCGTCACAAAGTATCACCAGCACCGACTTCTCCATTTGAGATATGTTTCAGCGTTTGGAAACCACAGGTCAACTTTCAGAAGAAATCACCTCCATTACcagattttcaaatttcggtgatcaacattgaaaactataattttccaactttggATGACATTTCACATCTTTTAGGACAGGCAAATACCATACTCAAACCGAGTCGTAACCCAGTTAGTAACCTCAAGTTTGGTAAAGAGAATATTATTATTGCGACAGTAGATCATGGACTGTTCaattttatcaagttgAGTAGGACcaattttcattctcatGGATTGATATGGGAAGATGGATGgctgaagaggaaacaaaGGAGAGCAAAGAACATACAACTTCCAAATTCTGATTGGAAATCCTGGGTAAGCACAATTAGGAACTCGCTGAGGATGTTAACTCTTCGCTGTGGCTCAGTGGAACCATAA
- a CDS encoding DNA repair methyltransferase (6-O-methylguanine-DNA methylase) gives MLNYTVFTFKFGTALAVYEDDTIVYISLGFDNQELVQEMKSDFKAIDEPINANVDQKTVESLKHYLNNQETPQPKYSYHLFGTEFQRNVWDCLIQSKRGETFTYSGLAEKLGLGANSSRAVANAVGANKISILIPCHRILRKDGDLGGYRWGPDIKRKLLLEEAQSLNAV, from the coding sequence ATGCTGAATTATACGGTGTTTACGTTCAAGTTTGGAACAGCTTTGGCTGTATACGAAGATGATACCATCGTTTACATCTCTTTAGGGTTTGACAATCAGGAATTAGTTCAAGAGATGAAAAGTGATTTTAAAGCGATTGATGAGCCCATAAACGCAAATGTTGACCAGAAGACAGTGGAGAGTTTAAAACACTATCTCAATAACCAAGAGACACCACAGCCAAAATACTCCTATCACCTATTCGGAACCgagtttcaaagaaacgTGTGGGATTGTTTAATCCAGTCGAAAAGAGGAGAAACGTTTACCTACTCGGGTTTAGCTGAGAAACTGGGTTTGGGTGCCAACAGTTCTAGAGCTGTTGCAAATGCCGTTGGAGCCAACAAAATATCAATACTAATTCCATGTCATCGTATTCTTAGGAAGGATGGCGATCTAGGGGGTTACAGATGGGGACCCGATATAAAAAGGAAACTTCTCCTAGAGGAGGCTCAAAGTTTGAATGCAGTGTGA
- a CDS encoding Cell-wall L-asparaginase II, involved in asparagine catabolism produces MFVPRKIFPRYNISLADFKGHHVKALTKLTHLAPQIDMVLEVRDSRAPISTRNVLFDKPLQGKEKIVLYSKNDLSGVPIDLLKKWHNNKERFMMIDCRNGGDMKRLIQMIREKHDRMHPKPPLGVRVIITGMPNVGKSTLVNTLRKIGLNRTKNVARTGGQPGVTRSTSEIIRVHQNPEILVYDTPGVFLPKMKDVETMMSLALVGTIKPIKIDPVMVADYLLFVLNLQDPTGSKYRKYIKHPTNDIYELLEKIAERIKRVRRTKNGIQIDEIGSSLHFIDEWKQGRMGKCLFDLDAIKEIDQLEFQENYDEERLRVNYEIKPKVNRQANASNALFEL; encoded by the coding sequence ATGTTCGTCCCTAGGaaaatctttccaaggTACAATATATCACTGGCTGATTTCAAGGGCCACCATGTGAAAGCCCTCACGAAGCTTACTCATCTTGCCCCCCAGATCGACATGGTCCTAGAAGTTAGAGATAGCCGGGCCCCCATCAGTACTAGAAATGTCTTATTCGATAAGCCTCTACAAggcaaagaaaagatcGTTCTTTACAGCAAAAACGACCTTAGTGGAGTTCCTATAGATCTGCTTAAAAAGTGGCACAATAATAAGGAGCGATTCATGATGATTGACTGTAGAAATGGTGGGGATATGAAACGATTAATTCAAATGATCAGAGAGAAACATGACCGAATGCATCCCAAACCACCATTAGGGGTCCGAGTTATTATCACGGGAATGCCCAATGTTGGGAAAAGCACTCTTGTTAATACTTTGAGAAAGATAGGTCTTAATCGGACCAAAAACGTGGCCAGGACTGGGGGTCAACCAGGAGTCACGAGATCAACCAGTGAAATTATTAGGGTCCACCAAAACCCCGAGATACTAGTTTATGATACTCCAGGGGTTTTTCTTCCTAAAATgaaagatgttgaaacCATGATGAGCTTGGCCTTGGTAGGCACTATCAAACCAATTAAGATTGATCCTGTTATGGTTGCCGACTATCTACTGTTCGTACTGAACTTGCAAGATCCGACCGGATCCAAGTACCGTAAATACATTAAACATCCGACAAATGATATCTACGAACtacttgaaaagattgCGGAAAGGATAAAAAGGGTTCGCCGCACCAAGAATGGCATTCAAATTGACGAAATAGGCAGTTCGCTCCATTTCATTGATGAGTGGAAGCAAGGCCGAATGGGCAAGTGTCTGTTTGATCTGGATGCTATCAAGGAGATTGACCAACTTGAATTTCAGGAGAATTACGACGAAGAAAGACTAAGGGTTAATTACGAAATCAAACCCAAGGTCAATCGGCAAGCGAATGCTTCTAATGCCCTTTTCGAATTGTGA